A window of Sulfurimonas gotlandica GD1 contains these coding sequences:
- a CDS encoding recombinase family protein, translating into MLTYAQQQKLIIDDFAEIEVSSKDDTKKRLIDDLFKKLNAGDTLICTELSRLGRNMLEILNLIERFSSTGIKLIFVNQPELSMNQNNALSSLLLSIYGYFAQTEREIISERTKQGLAAAKASGKILGRPKGAKAKVRVLDPYNLEILE; encoded by the coding sequence ATACTAACATATGCTCAACAGCAAAAACTAATTATTGATGATTTTGCAGAAATTGAAGTTTCGTCAAAAGATGATACAAAAAAAAGATTAATTGATGATCTGTTTAAAAAGTTAAACGCAGGTGATACATTAATCTGTACAGAGCTTAGTCGCTTAGGTCGTAATATGCTTGAGATTTTAAATCTAATTGAGAGATTCAGCAGTACCGGCATTAAACTGATTTTTGTAAATCAACCAGAACTATCCATGAATCAAAATAATGCTTTATCATCGCTGTTATTATCGATATATGGGTACTTCGCTCAGACGGAACGTGAAATTATAAGTGAACGTACTAAACAGGGTTTAGCTGCGGCAAAAGCATCTGGAAAAATTCTGGGGAGACCAAAAGGTGCAAAAGCAAAAGTGAGAGTTTTGGATCCTTATAACTTAGAAATATTAGAGTGA
- a CDS encoding helix-turn-helix domain-containing protein gives MLESNPDLFLDKIVENVKIERKKRGISQLKLAQVLDFSSPNYVAKIETRKHDVSYNLLHLCKIADYFGMEVVDFIPKKG, from the coding sequence TTGCTAGAATCTAACCCTGATTTATTCCTTGATAAAATTGTCGAAAATGTTAAAATTGAACGTAAAAAGAGAGGCATTAGTCAATTAAAACTAGCACAAGTATTAGACTTCTCTTCTCCAAACTATGTCGCTAAGATTGAAACTAGGAAGCATGATGTTTCATATAATTTACTTCATCTTTGCAAAATAGCAGATTATTTTGGAATGGAAGTTGTTGATTTTATACCAAAGAAGGGTTAA
- a CDS encoding SEC-C metal-binding domain-containing protein codes for MANYIEANKPQPTKASKKIGRNEKCHCGSQNKYKSCCL; via the coding sequence ATGGCCAATTATATTGAGGCTAATAAACCACAACCAACTAAAGCTTCAAAAAAAATTGGAAGAAATGAAAAATGCCATTGTGGTTCACAAAATAAGTATAAGAGTTGTTGTCTTTGA